In the genome of Lathyrus oleraceus cultivar Zhongwan6 chromosome 4, CAAS_Psat_ZW6_1.0, whole genome shotgun sequence, the window TTTGTTGAATTGGGGAAATTTGGTCGGAGAGAGATATAACAATAGCAATTCTCAGGTTTTTATACCAAAAGAGTAGTCAAATTTAAGTTATGCGTTGGTCATCTTGTTTCTCGCATAATTGGAGTTTTGTAAATCCGACTGAGATGTAATTAATTGCGTTTGAAAGAGGGTTTAAATACCCTTTTGACTAGAgattttcataattttatcataagTCTATAATATTTTGTGCTATTGTGAAGTTAAACATTATGTTTTAGAGTTAAATAGAGGGTTTAAGGACCATAAGGGTAAGCTTATAGGGGTAGGGTTTTGGGAATCCCTTGGAGCGATTTAAGGAATTTGAATACATTATTAATAATTGGGATTGAAGTTGTAGACATGTTTAGATTTGAgtttgataaataaatgagtcGTTCGACTCAATTGTTTTTTAGTGGTTTCTGTTTTCGAtggttgtttgatgttgttgatgagTATTGAGAgattatatatttttaattattatgTTGAGTTTATGATGAATGCCTCATGAAGAGGAAAAATGTTGAGTTTATGCTAAGATATTTCGGTTAAGTGGAACCATTGATGTGGCCTTGTATTGGCGATGAATTTTGTTGAGTTTCAGGTTCGAGAGGATCTAGTGACGAGTATTGAAGTTAGAGGTTGAGACGAGTATTGCATATATTTGTGTATCATTCATGCATCATGTATATTGAAGATAGGTAGGACTTTCGTCCAGTGACGAGTTAGGACTTTGGTCCAATGACGAGTACGACTTAGATCCAGTAACGAGTTAGGACTTTGGTCTCATAACGAGTTGGATGATTCAGTAACACACCTCTGAATATCCGAAatattggtaccacatgcatgtaAGTAGATGAGATGAATACATTGCCTACATAATTTCATTTGTTGATGAATTATTCTGTTGTTGGATTTGTATGAATGATTTAATTGTGATAATATATTACCCTTATTCTCTTTGTTTTATGTTATTCTTGTTGGAACAAGTTTGGTTCTACAACTATCCTTgagttttaatgataacaaagtATGAAAGAACAATTTCATTCTCTAACAGTTTGTTGAGTATGCAGACTCTAAGCTTAATTAAAGTGAAGTAAAGCTAAATCTAATCCAGAAAGATGTTGAATGAAGATATCTCTAAACAAACCAAGATACTGGACAATGTTGATCAAATCAGACTCTGAACTCTGGGCTTAGAAAGACTCTGAATATAGAGACTCCAAACTCTGATAAAAGAGACTTTGGAATTTAGACATCATCAGAATATGAATCAATGCAATCCTTGAAGAAGTTTTGAAGATAATGCCAACTCTAGTTATCACCAGTCAACACTTTTGATTTAAACGCCTCTGTTGCACTTTGAGACATCCAGACATTATCTACTCATCAGAATATGATGTTTGTTCTCTTGGTTTTGAGCTATGAATATATCATAAATCTCTCGTATGCAAAGATAATGTTCTAGAGTATTAAAATGGGTGAACAATTCTTGAGTATAGTATTAGTCAGATGTCAAATCAATAGTATTATTCTTTCAACGGctataaaaatattttctaccTACCATCCAAGATTTATTGTTGTACCTACCTACTCTACATCAGGTGAGTACCTCGAAGATAACTCAAATCCTATCCTCCAACGAATCTATTTCTTCTTATATAAAGAGGTCAAAAGATTTGTGTGAAATTATGATGATTGATGACCAAAAGAAAAGCTCTTGCTCAAAAACTTCATGATGAAGAAGATTCATTAAAGAAAATCATCAAGAAAGAAAAAGATTGAAGAAACACTGAGCTTTATTTCAAATATTCTCAAGTGTATAAACTGAATTACATTGTGTGTAATCTGCTTGTTAAGAAACACTCTTATAAACACAATCAATTTTATTAATAGTTGTTAATTTTCTTGAGAGACTAAGTTTAGTTAGATTTCTCAAAAAGTCATTGACAATTAGTCTTTGAGTTGTAATTCCTTgagagactagggtatagttAGAATTCTTAAGAAGTCTTAGACAATTGGTCTTTGAGTTGTATAATCAATTTGATTATTGAATTAAGACCTTGTTGAGAAGGCAAAACCACTTAGGAGGGTGGACTAGAAGTAACTTTGATAACAGTGAACTAAGATAAAAATACTGgtttcattttctttattattatCTTTGTTGTTTGAGTTATTGGGTTACAAAAGATTTAAATCCAGAAACCCCAATTCACCCCCCTTCCCGTGTTTCTTACACCTTCAATTGAAATCAAAGCTCTGgttttgatattgacttgttgtgtcaaacacttaaccgtgtcAGAAAAATATCAATTTTCTTGAAACACAAATGGGTCATACAAACAATGATAAAGATTGTCTTTTTGCCAATCATCCATTTTTTATAGAGATAAATTTGAGTACTGGACGAACATaatagaaagtttctttcttTGCCAAAATACATACTTATAGGATGTGGTTTTAAGTGGCTACATACATACTTTGGATGTTAATCATGTAAGGCTTGAAAGAAGTAAGATGAACGGGCAACAAAGAAAGGATCACAAAAATCATCATGGATCCAGAAATATTTTGCTTTATGCCATTTCTTATTCAAAGTATGAGAATATTAGAAATTAAGACTATGCTAAGTCTATATTTGATTCTTTAAAAAAGACTCATGAAGTGAATAAACAAATGGAGAAAACTAAGGCTTTGGATTCAATCCAGAAGGATGAAGCTGTCATAATAGAAGAGGATGACGATTCTGAAAGTGATTTTGAAGATGAATTTGAAAGTGATTCTAAAGATGAATCTGAAAGTGACTCTGAATATAAAGGTGCCTCTAAAGAAGAACATGATTATATGGCTCTTAAGGTCAGTTCCTTCAAAAGATCACGATCACATTCTGAATCAAATTCAGACTATGACGAGGTATTTTTTAATCTCACTCATTATGAATTAAAACTATGTTTAGCTGAGATTCTTGAAAATAGTCAGAAGCTTTAGCAAAGATGAAAGAATCTAAAACAGATTCAAGTAGTCTTTTCTAAAGATCATAGTGAACTTCTGGAATAAAACTCTATTCTGAAAGCTAGAGTCAGTATCTTAGAATTTGAGAACTTTGTCCTAAAAAGCAAAAGTAAAAATTTCTGAAAAGAAATTTTTTCAGAAGCTCCTATGGACATTGAATGTGCTTCTAAGAGATATGAAAATTCTTTTCAATAATATCTTGCTAAAAACATAGATAGAAACAAAATTGCTTCAATGATCTATGGAATCAGTGGTAAAGGGAAAAGAGGCATTAGTTGTCATAAACCAAAGAATTCCATGTTGAAGCTTAAACCCAGAAAGAAAGTGAAAAAGCATAGGGCAATGCGCTACCATTTAATCTATGGTCAATCATTATTTATATCCTACTCATAAACTATGGGTTGATGAAAcctctgggaaaactaatctcataagacctaaaaagatgtgggtaccaaaagataagattaTTTATGTTCCGGGCACTCTAAGTAGAAAAGATTAGACACCAATCATAGTGCCTGGAAAATGGATGCTCTCTACACATAAAGGAAAGAAGGAATATGTTTCGAGATCTGGAACTTAAGCctgtttaccgtgaaaattggcAAACAATCGATGATCTTCCAAATTACTAGATTTGGTTACTTACAAGATCGATTAGATTGATCCTAGAACACGTGTTAACCGTTTATAAAAGTGAATTCTAATGAACATAAACTTTTTGACAGTGTTTATACCAGTAATGGTTTGTTAAAAGATTTAATGAATATTTAAAGTGAAAGAGGGTAAGAAGAATGCTGTAAAATCGAAAATAAATGGCAGTAAAGATAAACTATGGGTAAAGTGTAATGTTGGAAATAAAGAACTGATTAAATTACTTCAAGTAAAACAATGGTGTAACATCAAATGTATATTTCTCAATATTACTCTTTCTCTACACACTGATACTTTGGTAAAATGGACAGATTTTGTACACACTTGAACACACACACCATTCTAACACTAAGCCCTCTTTATTTATACTAATCGAAGTAACCGCCTCTAACAACCTTTCCACCAAATCAAGACAAGTGGCACTTCACATGCATGTAACTATCCACTATGCTCCACGTGTGTTTTCAACAGTTTAGATAAGAACAAAAGTTCCCTCCTTTAGTTGAATTTGAATCTCTCGTCGAACCCTAATTGGTGATGCCTCTATCGAAAAACACCTCAAATTACctagaaatatttctaagtccacGCAACATTGATACCCTTGTACCAAGGCATCTTCGATAAGAACTTCAAACGCACAATTTGTCGAAATATCTTCACAAGAAACTTTACTCTCTTAATTCATATGAGCGTCGAAATTAggagctaacaaattgccccccaaaaaTTTCATTTTCAATATTTCGAAGAAAAAGACATTTTTTGAGAATATGGTTCGACACCTTGAACAATTGTTGCATGTTACTAATGCCCTAATGTTACAAAAACCTTTCTGTTTCTTCCAGCTGGCTGGTGACATCAGCATCATCATTACCCCTTTCCTAACATGTCTTTTCCGCCTATACCCGAATCTTTTCTAATCATCATGTTTTCTAGACTCTAGGAGATCGTGGGATTAGGCATTAATTATCACCGTTTCACTATGTAATCCTGGAGAGACATGTGTCCCACTCACTTGTCCACCATTAATACTGATTTGAACCGTTTCCCTTCCAGAAAAACTTATAAAAAGCGCACTTCTTACTCATTTCTCTTTTTACGCTTTCTGAAAAACCCTTAAGCACTCAAACTTTTCAACTTCTTCCAAAACTAAAAAAAACCCAGACTTTCTTCAAACTTTTAACAACAATGGCTACTTCCAGCAAAACTTCCAAAGACACCACCAAAGTTGCTAAAATTTATGCCAAATCCACTAACATTCCAAAAAAGGTTTCAGATCTTCCTCCCTTCGCTACGCTCCCTGGTCCAGTAATGAGAGGCAACTAGCAATACATCCCTGAACTCAAGACTGAAGAACAACGGAAGATCTACGAGTCCCGGATACTTATCCCTGTTACTGTCTCTGGAAAAACTAATGCTTTGCTTGGACCTTTGCCTGATTTGAATGTTGACCTTAGCAAAGTTAGGGATTTTTCCCCTCTTACCATAAATGCAAACCCATAGGACAGTCCAAAAAACTTAGGGCTGACACTACCGAGGAGCCTCAATCATCAACAAATGAACCTATAGACCTTAGGTTCATGAAAAATGGTTTTAGGGTTTTTCCAGCAACTCCTTCATTTAAAGATCCCACTTATTATATAAACTGGATAAACAAAATAGAGAAAGCCAAAGCTcaaacctggaaagacatgggGATCTATGATTTAATCATGTTGTCGAATGTAGGATTAGAATATAATTCATCCTTATTATTCTCTTCCTTATACTTCTTAGATAACACCCACTACACTTTCCATCTTCCTTGTGGAATGGTTACCCCTACCCTTTTCGATGTAGCCGCTATCACAGGGCTAAAACCGACTGGGCACACATACGACCCCGACATAGATTCTGAAGACTCCATTGCTTTTTCCACTTCTAGGGACGCTTATTCGACCTATATAGCCCACTATCATGATAAAGATATCGAAATTGTATCTGATGTGGAACATATTGCGTTCCTGGCTTGATGGTTATCCTATTGCGTGTTCTGCTCGAAGTCACTATAGGTCGCCAAAAAGTACCTTACTCTGGCAAACCAACTACATGCTGGTCATGACGTTTGTTTAAGCGAAATGATCTTGGCCAGCCTCTATGAATCTTTAAGCGACGATGTTACTCAACTCAAAAATCTGGGAGAGAAAGGAAATCTCCTCCTTTCTGGGCCCTTCTGGCTACTACAACTCTAGTTAAATGCCACCTTCGAGGTAAGCCTTCCCAACAAAGGCCTTGTCGACGAAGATTCCGAAGAAGTGAAGAATAGAAGGGTTGAAGGAGTTCGATTGGCTCAGCTGACACCAGATGACGAAGGACAAGCCCTTCGAACTACATTCTTGAGCTACGCTCTGATGTTTGCAAGACACTATAAGTTCACGTCGAGCATGGCCCCCTTTGCAGCCAGAAAATATGGTCTAGCATGGTTCAAAAGACCTTTTCCCTCTCCTGCCAAAAAATAAGAGACAAAATTCCTTCTACTTTGGGAAGCCTTTTTAACCCCACAACTTATAACCCTCAGGTTACATCCGTCGAAGACCCATGTTACCTTAATTACTTATCAACCCAACCTGGTGGCTCGACAATTTGGATTAGTTCAGGCTCTCCCAAAGTGTATTTATGACAAGAAGAGCAACCTCCTTCTGTACAACGCCATTCACAACAAAACCACTCTTGTCAAATAGATAGCTCGATATACCGGTCGAACGCACCTCGCTCCAGTTAAATTCGAGCCATGCTTTCTCTGCACTCCAGAGTTTGAGAAGTGGTGGTCAAAATATTATGCTGAACAATTCTATGATGTTTCTACATTTACTCAACATATTACTAAAGCTTTCCTCTTTGTGCAGGAAAAAACCGAAAAAGGTACTTACACACACATCAAAGAAATTCAGGCATTCCAAAATTACATCGAAACTGCTTATAGGtctgatgatcttagtcgaaccattCGCGAGGCAACTGTCACTTTAAAGGAAAAATTTTCGAAGAAAATGGAGAGTCTAAAAATCCCTTCATACGTTCCTCCTGAGAAACGTTACGAAATGACTTTCAAAATGCATCCTCTTAAGTTTCCTCGACTACCAAACGCTAATTTTGGAGTGGCCTTTGCCCCTCCATTCCCAGACTGGTTCATCTATGGGGATTTTATAAAAATTCTTCGACGATAGTCATAGAAAAGAGCCCAATGAGTGTTGCGACTAAGCATACTTTAGACAGCTTCAAAGGGCATCTTCATATAGGAATCAAAGATTTTCGCATCGAATCAGATATATATATGAAGGTGTGGGATGGAATGCCTTTTCGAATCACATATCTTATTAGGATATTTCCTCTTAACTTGTAGTAATTGCTTCATTTTATTTCTTCTATCTATCAGAGTTCCAcccaggaaaccaacaaccaagaAGTTGGTCGAAGAAAAAACTGAGGGTCGCAGCAAAACCATCAAGGTACATCTTTACTCTACCCATTACTTTTTGCTATGTATAATGGTATCTCTAACACTTCGATTTTGTATTCAGGGTGCTCGAAAACCTCCCCCTACTcctcaaaaaatgagaacaaAAGCAGCGAAAACTATTGTGATAATAGAATCAGACGAAGATGATCTATCTCCCATCCTAGATATGACTCTTAGGAAGAGGAAGAAGCAACCCAAGGTTGTCGAAACCTCTAGTCAACCTCAGGAAAAAATTGCCAGAGTTATAAAGCGACCCACTGCCCTATCCATACTGGAGCCTACTCCTGAAGATATATCGAGGATAGCAGCAACACAAGTCGAAAGTGGAAACTCTATCCTTGGAGTCGAAGGGAACAAGGTAGAAGCATACATGACTTAGCTTCTTACGATTTATCATCATTTAATACTTTGACTAACTTATTATTTTCCTTAACCTTTGTATTTCAGGATGGCGCAACCGCTGCCACTCGAATGACAGACAGATCTTCTTCCTCACCAGATATTCTCAACAGCACTGGCGAACCCACTTATTGACCCTCATAAAGAAAGGCTCAATGAGCGAGACCAACCAACCCATTGCTGAAGGGCATGAGATTTTGCCATAAAAAACCATGACCCAACACTCTCACACAAGTGGCTCTGATCGCGAAGATGATTTAGGTCTAGAAACCCAAGTTGAGGTGAACAGGGATGCCATGGTGGTTGACGAAGAAGTCCAAGTTGGCAACGTGTCTGAAGGTGATTCACCCAACATCGAATGTGCAGACGCCACTACTTTGGGAGGTGTTGATGCCCAAGATGAGGAGCTGAGAGGaaacgaagaagaagaagaacaagaAGTTGAAGAGCCACCGGTATTCAAGGATGCTGATAATGctgatgatgatgaggagctcGAGGACCAAGAAGAACAACCTCAGGACGAAACTCCGAAAACCCCCACACCTGAAGTTATCCCTGAGGGTTTTAGAGATTCGACAAGAGCAAATGGGGTCTTCTCTTCATAGGAATTGGAAGCTCTGAAACAAAGCCAGCCTCTTGAGTATTTAAAGGTTATGTTGAGTCAAAGTGAAAGCTCATCTGAAAAAAGTCTCAGTACTTCTGCAGCCTCTGAAGATCAATATTCGAGCAGACCCGCGAACGAGGCACTCTaaaaaattaaagagaaaatcTTTAAGGGTGACTTATTTTTACTCTTGTTGGCTGATCCTTATGCCCCCTCTCTTTGAAGGCTCTCCTCAGCCAAGTGAATCTGTTGGATGTTTCTCCTGAAGTTGCCAATGTCGTCTCGGAATTGGGTACGATGATAGAACAGGTTGTCGAAGACAATAAACTGCTTCCCTATATTACCAAACAGATCGGGCAAACATCAGGCGCTGAAGCTACTGCTTGGGATGCAGCTAGTGAATCGACCAACAAAGCGTTGGAACTGGAGGAGACGAAGAAGAAAAACTAAGCCAAGATCGAAAACCATGATCACGATATTTCCTCTTGGGAAGCGCAAATAAGGGAACTTCAGGCCAAGATCACTGAAGCAAAGAAACACAAAGATGAACTTTTACAATTCGATGATGCTTCCATGGCTAAAGAGCTAGATTTTGGCTTGGAGTTTGTCGAAAAAGCGTGCAAACTAGAGGCAGAGCTCACAACTCTTCGATCAAAACGGTCTCTATGTGAAAAACGTCTAGAGCTTCACAAAACCAAATACCTCCATATGAAGAATCATCTTCCATTTTAACCTTGGTCTCCTTATCATCATTTACTTTTAATGACTTTTTGGTTTTACTTGTATTGACCATTAGCCCTTTTGGGCCTTTGTTAAGAATTTCAACCATATTGGCAATATTTTTATATTACCATGTTGGCAACAACTTACTTTAATGCAATTACTCGTTTATTATTCTTATTTCTTGGAGTGCTGacttatattttttcaaatattttccattCACTCTTAATATTCTGTTGTTTTCACTAAGTTCTTCGATCTCATAAGCACCATTAGAGAAAACTTGTAAAATTTAAAAAGGGCCTTCCGACTTGGGAGACCATTTCCATAGGGACCTATCCtttcgatccattggaaggatAACTTTCCAAACCAAATCTTCAGGCTAAAATGTCTTAACTTTAACCTTCTTATTATAAGAGCTCTCTACTCTCTTCTTCTGTCTTTTCAATAATTCCAAGGCATTTAGTCTCTCTTCATCTAGACCGACTAACTCATCTAACATCATGTTCCAATATGATTCTGATGGAATCTCATGATGCCTTTGAATCCTTGTTGATTGTAGGTACATTTCTactggtaaaactgcatcatgaCCAAATGTCAGTCGAAATGGGGTTGAATTAATGGCTTCCTTGGGAGAGGTCCGACACGCCCACAAAATCCGATCTAAAGTTTTGTGCCAATTTCTAGGTTTCTTCCCTACATGTTTCTTGATCAAAACTATTACCACTTTGTTTTCCACTTCGACCTGATCATTAGCTTGAGCGTAATATGGTGTAGACGTTAACAATTTAAAACTCATTTCCTTAGTAAATTCTTACATCTTTCTACCAGTAAATAATGATCCTTGATCCGTTGTAACGGTCTTTGGGATCCCAAATCTGTAGATGATGTGTTCCTGGATAAATTCAATCACATCTTCTTGGCCTACATTTGGTAAAGGTATAGCTTCGATCTATTTTGTAGAATAATCAATGCCAACCAAGACATACCTCTGATTTTTAGATGATGgtggtcgaatttccccaatcaAATCTAAAGCCCAGCCTCTAAAAGGCCAAGGTTTAACTATAGAGTGCAGTTCGCCCGCAAGGATATATTGTATGCCTACATGTACCTGACACTCCTGGCATCCTTTGGTGAATTCGATGCAGTCTTTTAACATGGTGGGCCAATACATCCCTTGGCAAAATAAtaaccatttcatcttatggccaaCATGGTGCGCCCCACATGCCCCACTATGGACAGTCGAAAGGGCTAAATATGCCTCTGACTCACTAAGACATTTAAGCAAAACTCCCTTTGGAGTCGTTTTGAACAATTCCATCCCCAAAAGAAAATAACTTAAAGCTAGATACCTGGTTTTTCAATCGGTAGATGCCATTGGATTCTGTAAATACTCCATTATTGGTTTCCTCCAATCTCCATTTTTCAGGTTATCTATTGCCAATTTTTTAAAGTTTTCTTTATCAGCGTATCTGAGCTTTGTCTTTTCCAAGTCTGGTGGGGCTAATCTGGTCGACACAACTCTTCCTCTGACTTCGATGACTTTTTgcaatttttcttttgaaattttatacccTGATGCAATTTGAGCCAAGTCATTACCCACTTGATTTTCCAATCGAGGTATGTGTCGAATATTAGCCATCTCGAATCTTTTCAACAATCGATTGACTATTATGAAGTAGATAATGATATTCTCTTTAACACACTTGTAATCTTTTGTGATCTAttttatgactaactttgagtcacccattatttcaACTCGAGTTTcccccaattccaacaatatCTCAAGTCCGGCTATGAGagcttcatattcagcctcatTATTCGAGCAGAGGCCCTCCACTTTGTACTTTagttttgttggaattttattaggagaaataattaAAACTCATATGCTTGTTCCATCTTTATGACTAGACCTGTCGAAGTACAACTTCCAGGGTTCTAATTCAAGATAGTCCAGGGCATTCTCATCTATGGAGTGGTCGACTATAAAGTCTTCCACCACTTGTCGCTTAACAGCTTTTAATGGCATATATGTTAAGGAATATTCAGTCAAAGCTAGTGCCAATTTCCCAATTCGACTGTGCAAAATTGGCTTagataacatatgtttaatagcATCGAAGTGAGACAAAATATAAACATCAACgggttttatataatgcttcaacttcgtacaagaaaaatacaagcataaacataatttttcaactatgttatacctagtttctgcatcatttaagaccctactgaggtaataaatggctctttcgacgccattaTCATCCTCCTGAGCCAACTAGTTCCCTAAAGTGTTGTTAGATGCAGatatgtacaatctcatactcCTATTCCTACAAGGTGGTGTCAAAATTGGTGGATGACTcaggtattccttgattttgtcaaaagctttttgcCGAGCCTGCCCCCATTCGAATCCTTCCTTGCTGAGTCAAAGCAAAGGCGAGAAGGCTTGCGTTTTTCCGCTAAGGTTCGAAATGAATCTCCTCAAGAAATTGATCTTGCCTAGTAGTGATCTCCTCAGGGTTCATTTTCATACCATGtttcctcatcctttcaaaaGATAGTCGAAGATGGCCTATATGTGTCTTCCCTGAAATAGATTTAACAATAATATCATCGATATAAATCTGCATAAAAGTTTTTATGAAATCATGGAAGGTCGAATTCATTGATCTTTGGTATGTTGCCCCAGtattcttcaaaccaaaaggcatcaccaccCATTCATAGGTGCCTAAGGCTCCAGGACATCGAAATGCTGTTTTTGGGACATCCTCTTCAACAATGAATATCTAATTATATCCAGAATACCTATCGAGCATACTAAGATACTCATGTCCCGCGGCAGAATCGACTAGCATTTCCGCCACGGGCATTGAATATTCACCTTTTGGGGTTGCAGTGtttaaatctctaaaatctatgcaCACCCTTAAAGTACCATTTTTCTTAATGACAGGTACAATATTGGCTAgccattcgacatacctggcTGTACGGATGAAATTACAACGAAGAAGCCTTCCgacctcctctttgatctttgAGAGAATTGCAGGTGCAAATCGCCTTGGATTCTGCTTGATGGGGTTTTTCCCAGGCTTGATTGACAACTTCAATTCGACCAAATCTATGCTCAAACCAGGAATTCCGTCGTAATCCCACGCGAAACAGTCCTTGAACTCCTTCAGCAACTGGATCACTTCGACTTTAAGTTGAGGGTTGATATTGGTGCTAATATAAGTTGGCCTTTTCGTCAACCCATCTCCTAAGTCTATTTCTTCAAGTTGATCTTGCGCTAGCATCTTGATATTTGGTGCCAACAGATCTTTCTCGAATCCCAAAGGCTCTTCGTCATAGATAGCGTCGAGCCTCTAGCCTTGATCTTCGTCTTGAACCTTATCAGGTGGTTCTGGATCAAAATCCTTTCCAGGACCTTCTTGATGAAATTACTTGTTAGCTTCGACAACCAAGTTTTTGACTTCAGCCTCCAAGGCCAACTATtgtttgttttcggctatgtaagccaAAATCCTTTTTAGCGCTTTGAACTCAGTCATCATCACTGAATTCGCTTCCCCAGCCTGTTGGGTTAATTCCTGATGTTCCTATGTACCCAAACTCATCTTCGCCCACTACTTCACGGTCCCATTGAAAACCATTTATGGGGTGTAGATAGAAAGAACAATAGGCATTATTGTCTGGAGTGAATGCAAAGTTGGCCGGATCGCATGGAGCAATATTGGCCAAATGTTTGTCAAATTGGCTCCTGTCGACATGATTGATAGGAGTCTTGAAATAGCCCTAGTCTGCTTCTATGTTCTCCACAATACTTTCGGGGTGCCATATGATGATTCTCTGGTGCAAGGAGGATGGTACAACTCCAACTCCATGTATCCATTTGCGTCCAAGTAGTAAGTTATAGTTGGCCTTCGTCTCCACAATCATAAACATTGTAGATCTGGTGACAATTCCCAATATTAACTCGACTTGGATTACTCCAAGGGTAGTATCCACCTTTCCCTCGTAGTTGGAAATCACCACGTTGCGGGGCTTGGCATCTATATCATATTTGCCTATTTTCCTCAACATGTGATACGACATCAGATTCACCATTGTGCCGCAATCTACCAAGATCTTGTTAATTGAGACGTCTTTGACCTTCCCAGTAATAAACAGAGGTTTGAGATGACTCTTCATTGCCTCATCCGGTATTTCGAAGAAAGCGTTTTGCTCTTCTAAGCAACCATTGTTCATTACATAATATCACACTGGTTTGTGAGCGGCCATTTCCCTCTCTGTGATGCTGTTAGTGTCTTCGAACTCTGTTATCTGATCGAATTCTCTGGGCAACACTGATACCACACCAACTAAGATATCCAGTGAAGGCTCTAACCCAGAGTCGAAGTCATCCGTTAACATTTCATCTTCGGCCACCATTCAATCATATTTCTCTTTGGCCGTTTTTGCCTGAGTGTTAAACTTCCC includes:
- the LOC127136704 gene encoding uncharacterized protein LOC127136704, which encodes MNNGCLEEQNAFFEIPDEAMKSHLKPLFITGKVKDVSINKILVDCGTMVNLMSYHMLRKIGKYDIDAKPRNVVISNYEGKVDTTLGVIQVELILGIVTRSTMFMIVETKANYNLLLGRKWIHGVGVVPSSLHQRIIIWHPESIVENIEAD